Genomic DNA from Patescibacteria group bacterium:
CCCGAAGGCGGTTTTTTTAGTCTTAGACGTTGCCCGTAGCCTTACTGAGGTTATCGATCACGAAACTGCTGATGGCGTAAGCTGAGAGGAGAACCACTAGACCAACCACTGCCGAGATCAAAATGTTCTTTGCGGAATCAACTTTCTTAGAGTCACCAGCGGCCGTCATCCAAGTGAAACCGGCGTAGATGGTCAGAACCAAGAACACGATACCGAGGATGCCCAAGAAAGTTTGGATTAGCGATCCAACAGTCTGAGTTAAATCCTGCTTCTGTTGACCAGAGCTGGTACCGACGGCATCAAGGTTATCGTTTAAGTTAATTGCATGCACCGTAAGCACGGATGGTAACAATGTCATTGCGGCCAAACCAGCACCGAAGGCAAACTTTTTGAATTTGTTCATAGACATATTAAATGTTGAATAAAGTATACATCGCCCATAACTCATGTGAAATAACTATACACACCCGTGCCTAACAATTGGGTGGAATACATCCCGGCGTGCTAGTAGGACTAAGGCTTCCCGAGTATGACGAGTCTGATGTGGCCGACTGCGACTGCTGTAGTGCGTTGATAATGAACGAAGAAATAGCGAAAGCCGAAAGAGTGATAACAAGACCAACGGTTGCACTGATTAGCATACCCTTAGCTCTATCCACTAACTTTGAATTCCCCGCAGAGGTCATCCAGATAAAACCGGCGTAGACCACAAGTATAAGAAAAACAACTCCCAAGATACCAAAGACCGCACTGATAATGACACCAATCAGCTGAGGCAAGGTTTGCGAAACCGTATATCCGGCGTTACCGCCGGCCTGGGAGAGCCCCGTGGTTGTCACAATCGCCAAAAGCCTGGTCATATTATCCTCCCTGTGGATTTCCTGAAATTCCGCCCGTAGAAAGTGCGGTGAAAAGTGCGCTAGTCACCGCATAAGCAGCTACAATGATAACCGCGCCAATAACTGCGCCGGTCATAATGTCTTTTGCTTTAGCTACTCGCTTATCATTTCCGGCAGCCGTCATCCAAAGACCACCAGCGTAAACCATGAGACAGAGAAAAGTAAGTCCTAGAAGACCAAGAACCGGCTGAATAACGCGAGCCCCAATAAACTGGGCGATATTCATGTTCGAATCAATCTTCGCGGCTACTCCGGTCTGAGATAGGCCAGAATCCCCAACGCTAAATTGTGCGGATACGCCAAGAGGAAGCAGGAAGGACAACGCCATGAGCCCAGTTACTACCAGTTTTCGCATATCGTGCCCGCACCTTCAGAGAAGATGCGGACTTCGATAGGTGACAACTAACCTTGAGTAGCGGTGAGGAAAGAAGAAATAACGAACGTGGTGATAGCGTAGGCTGACAGGATGATCGCCAGACCAATGATACCGCTGATGATGAGCTTCTTAGCTTCACCAACTTTCTCATCGTTACCACCGGAAACCATCCACTTGAAGCCACCGTAGAGCACAATGACTACAGCTACTACTCCGAGGAAACCAAGGGCTACCTTAATGAGGTTGCCGATGGTCTGCTTCAGGTCACCCTGGCCAAGACCAGTGGAATCACCGAAGTCAGAGCTGATGATATCCTCAGCGCCCAGTGGCTGAGCATGGGCTACTGGCGCAAATGACGGAACTAAGCGCATGAACGGAAGTGCGAGCGCGAGCCCGAGCACGGCGCTCATCCCAAATCGTACCAAGGATTTCACCATAGGAATGGTAAGTAATAAATTAAAAATGAGAAATCTCCTGAACATTATACACCAGACTAAGTACCGAGGACTGATCCTGTGGTCAACCCAGTAATGACCGCCTGGGTCAGCGTATAGGCTCCGGCAATAACCGCCAAACCTACAACCGTCCAAACTAATACCGCCTTACCTTTAGCCACCATTTTGTCATTACCCATGGAAGTAATCCACAGCACTCCGCCGTAAATGAACATGAGCAAGGTGACGGAACCAATGATTGATAGAATGGCCTTGATCAAGTTACCGATAATGACCTGCGGGTTTGCGGTGCCGAGAGGATTAATAAGCGAGACCGACGCGCCTGTGGCAGAACCAGAGGTTAGAGCATTTGAAGTCGTTGATGGAAGCGTTGATTCATTGGCGGCGAAACAGGCTCTTCGCTGATCAAAACAGCCCTGAGTGTCACGGTCAAAGTTTGCCACACAATCTGGACAAGCGTTGCCAGTACACTGTGCATCAATACAGGTCTGCTGAATAAGTTCCGCAGGCGCAATACACGTATCGTATTGTGCGGCACAGTCTACAGCGGCAAAAACATGTGCCTTAGGAGCCAGGAACAGACCCAGGGCCGCAGTAAAAAGAAGAAACGCTTTGATTCGCATATTACTGGGTATTGATAATATTTTCTGCTCCTACTCCGCTTGGGGTACAACCTGTTGTTTGCCCAGGTCTACAGGTAGTTGAAGAATTAACAGTGTCTTCAATGGTGGCTCCAGGGGCAACGCCGGAAATAGCGGCGATCAAGAAGTTAACAAAAGCGTAAGAGCCGAAGATTATAGCGAGGCCAATCACGGCGCGGACGATAATTTCTTTGCCTTGTTCAATCTTCTTTGGATTACCCATAGAGGTCACCCAAGTGAAACCGCCGTAAAAGAACATCAGAAGCGCGACTGAACCACTGATAGCTAAAATGCCAATAGAGATGTTAACGAAGATCTGCAACATGTCAGAGAGCTGGCACTGTCCTGAGTCTCGACAGGGACAAGGGGCTGAAGCGGATGAGCAAATGTTCGCAAAAATAAGACCCTGGCTCATGATGCTTGAGTATCCCCCGCTCACTGTCTGCGCATGCGCTACTGCCGGCAACCAAAAAGAAACAACTAGACCAAGTGCTAAAAAAGCGTTGCGAAGAAAACGCATACTCACAAATAATACCACGCTAATAGGTCTGTCCCACTACTCGAGCTGCTTGAGAAACGGCTTTCTTAGGATCATCAGTGCCAACTAGAATAGTTGTCGATAGATCGCTCAGGGCTTTAAAGGCCGCGTCTGAGTCTGAACCATGATACCAACTTTGGGAAGTTAGCAGCTGGCTAGCAAAGACACCCAGGGTTTCGTCTTCTAGTTCCGCGCCAATCAAACTGCGGACAGCTGTGGGGTGTCCTGACTTAGCCAAGAAAGAAGTAACGTTTTTGGGATTAGAGGCGAAGTCCAAGAAATTCCAGGCGTAATCACCAAATTTTGAGGTTTTAGATACGCCCTGCAACCAGTAGTTGGGGTAGTTAACAATTCGTCCGCCGGCGATTTGCGGGAGAGGAGCAATACCGTAATTCAATTTTGGAGCAGCCGCTGTCAGGATTGGCACGTCATAACTGTACCCGAGCATGAACGCTGTTTGACCGCGGGCAAAGGCGCTAACCGAATTTGGAAAGCCATCATTCCAGGTGTAAACCTCTTTTACTGGATTAGCAAAGTCCGTGTAGAAAGTCACGGCATCAAGCGCTGGAAACACGCCCTGTGGCGTGCCCTTTGGTACGCCATCAAAGGTTGGGTTGCCGTTTTCATCAGTCATCTGAGCACCATTTTGCATCATGAGAACGGAAATAATATCGCCGGAACGGTCAACGTTCTTCACCGTTCCGAGAGCTGCTCCTGACTGAGCTACTCCCCCGGTAGCATCATACTTAGTCAGTTTTTTCACGGCCTCGTTAAACTGATCCCAAGCTGCGGGCGGCTCAGCAATACCGGCTGAGTTCAGTAGATCCTTGTTATAAAACAAGGCCAGCGTGTCCATAGAGAACGGGAAGCCGTAAATCCTGGGCGTTGCTGCCATCTTAGGATCAGCGGTGTAGTTCAAAATAGCATCTGAAGAAACAACATCAACAAACTGTGACTTAAAAGTTTTCTGTGACATGGTGGCTTCCTGCTTGGCTACCAGCGCTGTTTCTTTTCTGAGTGTTCCTTGGGTCACCAAATAGCTAATATTGAGCTGTGGCGGCATGGGCGAAAGCAAACTCTGGAATTCGGACATCTTAGTATTATGAACTGAGAAAATATCCGGCCCGGTACCATCGGCCAGCGCTCGGATCAGTTCTTTTTCATATTCTTCTGGGCGAAACTTTCTATACTCGATGGTCACGTTAGGATGAGCCGCTCTATAGGCTGAAAAAAGCTCGCGGTAGGCTGTTTCATCATCAAACACGCTCCAAAATTTAAGCGTTACTTTTTGTTGTACTGGAGCAGATGAGCTGCCACCGGAACAACCGGCACCCACCATAACCAACGTAGAAAACAGGAAGAAAATTGAGAGTAAGCGCTTAATCATAGATATAAAGAGTGGTTCCGCGTTTGAGTCCGGCGAGTTGTTGTTCAACGGTTCTCGTAGGTTTTCTGTGCTCGAGGGGGAAATCGATCGCGACAATACGAGTTCCAGGCTTCAATTCTTGGTCTAGCTTAGCTTCAACCCGTTCCATGAGCGTCGGAAAGAGGTAGGTTACGACGTGAGTCGCCTCAACGAGGTTTTCTTTGAAGAAATCGCGCCTAAGTATTTCGATCCGTGTCCCTCTGGTCCGGTATTTCGCTATGAGGTACGGCAAAAGAGCTTTCTCAAGGCCAACTGCGCGGATATTCAGATTTCGCCGAATGACCGCGAGCAAAACCCGGCCGTCTCCACAGCCCATATCATACACCACAGCGCCATCAGCGAGTTCGAGTGCGTCGACAATGCCCTGAACAGCCTTTGATGGTACTGGCACGAACGGCGCACCGCTGCCAACAATACTAACGAACCAAAGAATGACCAACGGCAATACAAAAAAAGTGAGAAAAATGGCAAAGACTACAAGGAGAATCGTAGCGATTGTAGAAGTGATCAACATGCCATTATGTCATTCTGAGGAGCTTCGAGCGACGAAGAATCTGATTGGTTACCATTCAGATCCTTCGCTATGCTCAGGATGACTGACTACTCGCGAGACTTCAAATACTCTGCTAAACCTTCTTTCACCTCCGGATGCAAGAGGCCGAGTTCAATCTGGGCGATAATGAATTGGAGTTTATTACCGCAATCGTAGCGTTTGCCGGACAAAACATGACCGTACAGCTGCTTGCCGGCATCAACATAAGTAGTAAAAGCGTCGGCCAGACGAATCTCTCCGTCCTTACCCGGTTTCTGTTTCTCAAGTAGGCGCAAAATTTCTGGCGTAACAATATATCTGCCAACTGAGGCCAGGTTAGACGGTGCGTCCTCCGGGGCTGGCTTTTCGACGAATCTTTTTACTTGCCAAGTATTCCCAGCAATTTCTACGCCATCGATGATTCCATAGCTAGAAACCTTCTCGTGCGGTACTTCCTGCACGCCAACCACTGGTGCACCGAACTTTTCGTAGGTTTCGATCAGCTCGCTAATAGCCGGACGCTCGCCGGAAAAAATGTCATCACCGGTAAAAATCGCCACCGTTTCATCGTCACCCACAAATGGAGCGGCGGCTAGAATGGCATGGCCATCGCCAAGCGGTTTCTGCTGACGCACGAACGCAAACTTAGCAAGCTTACCGATGGCTTGAATGGCTTTCAGCTCGGCCATCTTCTTCTTTTGCTCCAGGCGATACTCAAGCTCAAAATTGCGATCAAAATGATCTTCGAGCGCCCTCTTGCCCATGGCGGTGACGAAAATAACTTCCTCAATGCCTGCAGCCACTGCTTCTTCGACGATGTACTGAATCACTGGTTTGTCGACAACCGGCAGCATTTCCTTTGGCTGTGCCTTGGTGGCTGGCAAAAAACGCGTACCCATTCCAGCTACTGGAATAATTGCTTTTCTAATCTTTTGCGATTTTTTGGGGGGCATAGTGGTTCAGTCATCCTGAGCGTAGCGAAGGATCTGATTGATCAACCATTCAGATCCTTCGTCGCTAAAAGCTCCTCAGGATGACTACAGTTTATCACTTCTTAGCAATGACGATAAAACTCAGTACCCCCAGCGTTGGGTCTTTACGGTATCTTCGACGAACATGAGGACGGTCGCGCTTGAGCTTAGCTTCGTCCATCACAATCTCCGGGATGATGTCGATCAGCGTAAAGCCGAGGTCGCTTAATGTCTTCTCGTACACGCTCGGACGAACGCGATTGGGAATTCCCGAGAACTTGGCGAGTCTGTAGAGCAAACGAGGGTAGCGATAAATGTTCAATGGGTCGCGGTCACGAATCACTCGCGTATGTGTTTGCAAATCAACATGAGCCACGAGTGCTCCGCCGGGAGCGAGAACTCGACCAACCTGCGCCAAAATTTCAGGCACATGGTCAAAATGCTCAAAAGCGGCGTTACTAACTACGAGATCAACACTTTCAGCTGGCAACCAGTTAAATGAAAAGGACTGATCCTGCTTGAAGATCAGGGTAGTTGGCTGCTTAATTTCATAAGCCAACAACGCTTCTTCCGCACGCTTCCTGGCGCCAGCGTCATTGATCGAGGCGATGACCGCATTATGCAATTCCTTCGGCGCGCGGTCAGCGAGTGGATTCTTATCATAGGCCGTATACGACTCGGCGCCCTTGGCAACCAAAATTAAGCCGACGCCCAGGTCTGCGCCAGGGCCAAGCTCGAGGATGCGCTTGCCCGCAAATGGTTGAGAGCCGAAGCCTTTCTCGATGAGCGCCCGTTCCCAACGTTCCACCACTTCATGGTCGTATTTCACGGCTCGACGCGTGTCGTCCACCGAAAATTCGCGCGGGCGGTGATAGCCCGTTACCCGATATCTAAACTTATTAGCAAAGAGGATTCCAAGCCCCAGCCACCAAAAAAACCATTGTCGCAACATATACGAATAGTGTAACATCCTTTGCATGTCCTGGCTTTTTGAACGGAAACTTTATCAATCTGAGAAAAACGGCTTGATTCTCTGTAAGAAACTTTTCGGCCACTGGGAAGTCTTTGTAGACGGCTTCTATCAGTCCGCGCCCTACATCAAAAAAATGTGGCGAACCGGTCTGCGCCAAGTTTCGTCGATGCCAGCCGTGTCGAGGATCCTCGTCCTCGGGCTCGGCGCTGGCAGTATCATCAACGATCTGCACTCGAGATATCCCGACGCGTTCATCACCACTATCGAGTACGATCCGACCATGGTGGTAATCGCCAGACAACTAGAAATGTTCGATCAAAAACTCCCCGTAAATATCATTGTCGCCGATGCAGTCACGGCAGTTCCAGCCCTCGAAGGCTCCTTCGATCTAATAATCGTGGACCTCTACAAAGGCGGAGTAACAGCCGAGGCGCTCCAGCATCCTGACTTTGTCGAATCGATTACGCAGAAACTTTTACCGAACGGAACTCTAATCCTGAACGTCTTTAAGAACGTCGAATTATTTCCGCTGTTCGACCGATTCCTAACCAGACAGAACACGTGGAAGTATTCGTTCAATGCATTGGCAATGTATAAAAAATCGACCCCCCGTTAAGCGGAGGGCCGAACGAGTCACGTGAGAACTAGAAGAGCGGGAGGTTGCCGAGCGAGATCACGTCCGGGCGAACGTCCGGGCCTTCCGTGAAGACCGCAAGCGTGCGCTCGTAGATCGCACCGACCTTCTCGAGCAGCTGCTTCATGGCATCGAGCGTTCCACCAGTGGAGACCACATCATCCACGATCACCACGTGCTTGCCACGGAGCATTTCCGCGTCGCTGACGGAGATGTACAGCGTCTGCACGCGGTCCGTGGTGATGCTCTTCACCTGCACGGACACGCAGTCGCCCATGTAGGGCTTCTTCTCCTTGCGCGCAACCACGGTGGGCAGCTTGAGTTCGCGACCGATGACGTGGAGGAGTGCCTGCGCCTTGCCATCCGGCATGATGAGCACGTCCACTGGTGGCATGAGCTTGGCCGCCAGCTGCTGCCCCAAGAATTCGGTCAGCTCCCAATCTCCGAGGAGGTTGAAGAGCGCAACGGAGATGCCAGGAGCGACCTCCCGGATGGGGAGCTCGAGCGTGCGCGAACCGATCTGCACCTTGTGAACACGAGACACGGTCACCTCCTTTTTGCCGTTGAACACCTGATCGAACAGTTTGATGAGTGCTTCTTCCAAGAACTGCGCGCGCGACTTCTTCCCATCGGTCAGGAAGGAGTGTGGATCCGAGCTGGAGCATCCATACCGCTCCGCCATCACAGCCCCTACCGTTGTGTTGAAGAACCCGATCGCCAGGGCTTCCTCGACCGCTTCGGCCGGGAGAACTACGTACTCGGTCCGGGCTTCGTACTCACGACCGTTCGGGTCCACGAGGACGATGTCCGCGGCATCCCGCCACACGCCATTCCCCAGGAACGCTCCGTTCTCGATCCCCAAGCCCCACGAGCCGGGCCTGGTCTTCTGCGCTCCGATGGCACGGGTGCGGGCTCCTCTGCGCGTCTGGCCCTCGAGGGGCTGACAGTTTTCGCCTGAATCCATGTTCTCTTGGTAGAGCTTGAACACCTTAGGGCCAACAGCCAGCAAGGCGTTGGTCGTGCCCAGGAACTTCTCTTGGCTATGTGAGCCAACCACGATCTCCAGAATCATGTTCTCCCCCTAACCGTCCATGACGGCGTTGATCATTGATTTCACGAGGCTCAACACCTCGAACGGCGGCTGATCCTTCACGAGTCCCGCAGTGACCGGACACGAGTCCGTGATCCACACGCGGTAGAACCCGGCGTTCAGAAACCGCTTCCAGGCGTCCTTTTCCATGACGCCGTGCGTAGCAAAGGCACTGACCTTCACCGCGCCTGCCGCCTTCATAGCATGCATGCACTCGATGGTCGTTCCGCCGGAATGCACGAGATCATCCACGATGACCACGTTCTTCCCCGCGGGATCGCCCTCAATCACCGTCACGATCCGTTTGTCGCCGTGCCGCTGCTTGCGGCAGATGACAAACGGAAAGAGCGGTTTGCCCTGGTCGTCCGAGAAAAGCACCTTGAAGCGCTTCCACGCCCCCTCGTCCGGAAACGCGACAGTGACGTCGCCCTCCTGTTCGAGCCGGGCCTTGAGCACCTTCGTGCCAGTCTTGAACCGCGGCGCGATGTTCGCCCCGAAGTAATGCCGGATCGGCAGGGCATGAACGTCCCACATGTAGAGCGGGATCGGTCCAGGACCAGACGGCGGCAACGCAGAGAGGAGCCGGGCGAGCGTACTTGCCGTGGCAACTTGTCCTTCCATGTCGATGCGTTCCATGGTTCCCGTCGGGAAGTACGGAAGCAGGAGGCGAAAGGACTTCGGACGGGCCTCGGCAATGGCGAGCATCACGCTCCACTGTTCGAATACCGTTTCCGGGGAATCGAGCGAGGCAAGATACGCGACGTCGCGGTTGCGGAGGTCATCGAACCCCCGGATCATGATGTTCGGCCAGGCATCGGGGAACCGTTTCCAGTCCACGACGCCGAGCTCAATGCGCCCATCGAGCTCGGCCATCTGGCGAGCAATCGTCATGGCCTGCGGGCAGTGAAAGAGCAGTCGCTTGTCCATGTGATGTGTCCTCCCGGATAACAAAGTAACTTGCCGGGCAACTTTTGTACACTCTATGTCGTAGATGCATGGTGACACTTTAATCACTATTGCTAATATTAGTGATATTATTTATTCTATAAACAACGAATAACGTCGTTGATATGAAATTGAGCCCCGCCGAGCATAAAGAAGTGAGCGAATCTTTAGAGGTGTTTGGCATGGCTGCTTCCGAGCAAAAGGCCTACACTGCCCTCCTCGGCATGGGTCAAAGCACCGCTACCCCGCTCGCAAAGTCGCTGCAATTGCCGACGACGACCATTCAATCCATCCTTCACCGCCTCGCCAAACGCGGAACCGTGCATGTGAGCAAGCGTGGCTCGCGGTCCGTTTACGAAGCAAAGGATCCGCGCGTTCTAAAACAACTCGCTGAGCAAACGTTGCGTGAAGTGACGCAAGCTATTCCCCTTCTCGAACGATTGCGATCCGAAGCGCCGACGAGTGCCAAGATTCGTATCTACGGACGCGGGCGGGCAACGGATGTTTTTCTGCAGGCACTCAGTGCCAAAGACAAAACCATTTACGAAATTGTTTCCGCACGTGATTTACAGACCTGGCTTGGTGAAAAGCTTCACTTTAGCCAGCGCCGAATCTCTGCTGGCGTTCATCTGAAGAGTTTGCGAGTAGAGGCGCACGAAATTAAAAAATATAGTCGAGAAACCCACGTCAAAGAGTTACGCGAAGCGAAATTTCTGCCCCACGAAATGAATTTTCGCTCGTCGATTCTCTTCTGGGACGACGAATGGG
This window encodes:
- a CDS encoding pilin; this encodes MVKSLVRFGMSAVLGLALALPFMRLVPSFAPVAHAQPLGAEDIISSDFGDSTGLGQGDLKQTIGNLIKVALGFLGVVAVVIVLYGGFKWMVSGGNDEKVGEAKKLIISGIIGLAIILSAYAITTFVISSFLTATQG
- a CDS encoding methyltransferase domain-containing protein: MLRQWFFWWLGLGILFANKFRYRVTGYHRPREFSVDDTRRAVKYDHEVVERWERALIEKGFGSQPFAGKRILELGPGADLGVGLILVAKGAESYTAYDKNPLADRAPKELHNAVIASINDAGARKRAEEALLAYEIKQPTTLIFKQDQSFSFNWLPAESVDLVVSNAAFEHFDHVPEILAQVGRVLAPGGALVAHVDLQTHTRVIRDRDPLNIYRYPRLLYRLAKFSGIPNRVRPSVYEKTLSDLGFTLIDIIPEIVMDEAKLKRDRPHVRRRYRKDPTLGVLSFIVIAKK
- a CDS encoding class I SAM-dependent methyltransferase; its protein translation is MLITSTIATILLVVFAIFLTFFVLPLVILWFVSIVGSGAPFVPVPSKAVQGIVDALELADGAVVYDMGCGDGRVLLAVIRRNLNIRAVGLEKALLPYLIAKYRTRGTRIEILRRDFFKENLVEATHVVTYLFPTLMERVEAKLDQELKPGTRIVAIDFPLEHRKPTRTVEQQLAGLKRGTTLYIYD
- a CDS encoding extracellular solute-binding protein, whose amino-acid sequence is MIKRLLSIFFLFSTLVMVGAGCSGGSSSAPVQQKVTLKFWSVFDDETAYRELFSAYRAAHPNVTIEYRKFRPEEYEKELIRALADGTGPDIFSVHNTKMSEFQSLLSPMPPQLNISYLVTQGTLRKETALVAKQEATMSQKTFKSQFVDVVSSDAILNYTADPKMAATPRIYGFPFSMDTLALFYNKDLLNSAGIAEPPAAWDQFNEAVKKLTKYDATGGVAQSGAALGTVKNVDRSGDIISVLMMQNGAQMTDENGNPTFDGVPKGTPQGVFPALDAVTFYTDFANPVKEVYTWNDGFPNSVSAFARGQTAFMLGYSYDVPILTAAAPKLNYGIAPLPQIAGGRIVNYPNYWLQGVSKTSKFGDYAWNFLDFASNPKNVTSFLAKSGHPTAVRSLIGAELEDETLGVFASQLLTSQSWYHGSDSDAAFKALSDLSTTILVGTDDPKKAVSQAARVVGQTY
- a CDS encoding DUF84 family protein: MILEIVVGSHSQEKFLGTTNALLAVGPKVFKLYQENMDSGENCQPLEGQTRRGARTRAIGAQKTRPGSWGLGIENGAFLGNGVWRDAADIVLVDPNGREYEARTEYVVLPAEAVEEALAIGFFNTTVGAVMAERYGCSSSDPHSFLTDGKKSRAQFLEEALIKLFDQVFNGKKEVTVSRVHKVQIGSRTLELPIREVAPGISVALFNLLGDWELTEFLGQQLAAKLMPPVDVLIMPDGKAQALLHVIGRELKLPTVVARKEKKPYMGDCVSVQVKSITTDRVQTLYISVSDAEMLRGKHVVIVDDVVSTGGTLDAMKQLLEKVGAIYERTLAVFTEGPDVRPDVISLGNLPLF
- a CDS encoding methyltransferase domain-containing protein is translated as MSWLFERKLYQSEKNGLILCKKLFGHWEVFVDGFYQSAPYIKKMWRTGLRQVSSMPAVSRILVLGLGAGSIINDLHSRYPDAFITTIEYDPTMVVIARQLEMFDQKLPVNIIVADAVTAVPALEGSFDLIIVDLYKGGVTAEALQHPDFVESITQKLLPNGTLILNVFKNVELFPLFDRFLTRQNTWKYSFNALAMYKKSTPR
- the prs gene encoding ribose-phosphate diphosphokinase, which translates into the protein MLSGRTHHMDKRLLFHCPQAMTIARQMAELDGRIELGVVDWKRFPDAWPNIMIRGFDDLRNRDVAYLASLDSPETVFEQWSVMLAIAEARPKSFRLLLPYFPTGTMERIDMEGQVATASTLARLLSALPPSGPGPIPLYMWDVHALPIRHYFGANIAPRFKTGTKVLKARLEQEGDVTVAFPDEGAWKRFKVLFSDDQGKPLFPFVICRKQRHGDKRIVTVIEGDPAGKNVVIVDDLVHSGGTTIECMHAMKAAGAVKVSAFATHGVMEKDAWKRFLNAGFYRVWITDSCPVTAGLVKDQPPFEVLSLVKSMINAVMDG
- a CDS encoding pilin; protein product: MRIKAFLLFTAALGLFLAPKAHVFAAVDCAAQYDTCIAPAELIQQTCIDAQCTGNACPDCVANFDRDTQGCFDQRRACFAANESTLPSTTSNALTSGSATGASVSLINPLGTANPQVIIGNLIKAILSIIGSVTLLMFIYGGVLWITSMGNDKMVAKGKAVLVWTVVGLAVIAGAYTLTQAVITGLTTGSVLGT
- the galU gene encoding UTP--glucose-1-phosphate uridylyltransferase GalU, whose product is MPPKKSQKIRKAIIPVAGMGTRFLPATKAQPKEMLPVVDKPVIQYIVEEAVAAGIEEVIFVTAMGKRALEDHFDRNFELEYRLEQKKKMAELKAIQAIGKLAKFAFVRQQKPLGDGHAILAAAPFVGDDETVAIFTGDDIFSGERPAISELIETYEKFGAPVVGVQEVPHEKVSSYGIIDGVEIAGNTWQVKRFVEKPAPEDAPSNLASVGRYIVTPEILRLLEKQKPGKDGEIRLADAFTTYVDAGKQLYGHVLSGKRYDCGNKLQFIIAQIELGLLHPEVKEGLAEYLKSRE
- a CDS encoding pilin, which encodes MRFLRNAFLALGLVVSFWLPAVAHAQTVSGGYSSIMSQGLIFANICSSASAPCPCRDSGQCQLSDMLQIFVNISIGILAISGSVALLMFFYGGFTWVTSMGNPKKIEQGKEIIVRAVIGLAIIFGSYAFVNFLIAAISGVAPGATIEDTVNSSTTCRPGQTTGCTPSGVGAENIINTQ
- a CDS encoding helix-turn-helix domain-containing protein, with amino-acid sequence MKLSPAEHKEVSESLEVFGMAASEQKAYTALLGMGQSTATPLAKSLQLPTTTIQSILHRLAKRGTVHVSKRGSRSVYEAKDPRVLKQLAEQTLREVTQAIPLLERLRSEAPTSAKIRIYGRGRATDVFLQALSAKDKTIYEIVSARDLQTWLGEKLHFSQRRISAGVHLKSLRVEAHEIKKYSRETHVKELREAKFLPHEMNFRSSILFWDDEWVAFFSDSGEGQIILAHSKSMALMIHQLFDLLWSVSRRMETGDQK